In Silurus meridionalis isolate SWU-2019-XX chromosome 29, ASM1480568v1, whole genome shotgun sequence, one DNA window encodes the following:
- the LOC124381842 gene encoding nuclear body protein SP140-like protein, with product MQKVMKMKCKEKGVYQVLQQVEDNGEGCVKEFWNCVFQEHMLHKYPFLHVLQNKLCANVESSPEGIESSDEQQKDSKMRTVYKTGYQSAVVLSVERASTKSILVEERWFTPEEFVKQGITRTDGHWERDILCHGKPLKHLVQKKILDVHPQGCRCQLCHRKKTHQEKDDDVCNICNRGQNLVNCTECSLAFHHHCHLPALQDKKPVSNWKCTFCLVKNYLDFWISMALNVALKSPVSGNLRCEYLLLHLYKDTQLMLTERNVTKLDQVKNKLQNNEYKTVKEFVQDINHIYKSSNRGNVPVEGEDKVHKNFHRNFISVFKIQ from the exons atgcagaaggtgatgaagatgaaatgTAAGGAGAAAGGAGTGTATCAGGTTTTGCAACAGGTGGAGGACAATGGAGAAGGCTGTGTGAAGGAGTTTTGGAATTGTGTATTCCAGGAGCACATGCTGCACAAATATCCTTTTCTGCATGTACTTCAAAACAAACTGTGTGCAA ATGTGGAATCCAGTCCAGAGGGGATAGAATCCAGTGATGAGCAGCAGAAAGACAGCAAAATGAGGACAGTGTACAAGACTGGTTACCAGTCAGCTGTGGTTCTGTCAGTGGAAA GAGCGTCCACTAAGAGCATCCTTGTTGAGGAGCGCTGGTTCACTCCTGAGGAGTTTGTGAAGCAGGGGATAACTCGGACAGATGGACACTGGGAGAGAGATATACTGTGTCATGGCAAACCCCTTAAACACCTGGTGCAG aaaaagaTTTTGGATGTCCATCCACAAGGGTGTCGCTGTCAACTCTGTCATCGGAAGAAAAcg CATCAGGAGaaagatgatgatgtgtgtaatatttgtaatCGTGGACAAAACCTAGTGAATTGTACAGAGTGCAGTCTCGCTTTCCACCATCACTGCCATTTACCAGCACTTCAGGACAAGAAACCTGT gtccaATTGGAAGTGTACTTTCTGCCTGGTCAAGAATTACCTGGATTTTTGGATAAGCATGGCTTTGAACGTTGCTTTGAAAAGTCCTGTTTCTGGAAACTTG CGCTGTGAGTATTTGCTGCTGCATTTGTATAAAGACACACAGCTTATGCTTACAGAGCGTAATGTCACCAAG cTGGACCAAGTGAAGAACAAGCTGCAAAATAATGAGTATAAAACAGTGAAAGAGTTTGTGCAAGATATCAACCACATCTACAAATCTTCAAACAGG ggtaaCGTGCCTGTCGAGGGGGAAGACAAAGTGCACAAAAACTTTCATCGAAATTTCATCAGTGTCTTTAAAATCCAGTAG
- the LOC124382202 gene encoding structural maintenance of chromosomes protein 4-like — translation MRERQRLEERVAQLESTLEFEKRKWEVENERIKLETEKAITQRNDLSCIKATVKFCEDQQKIVEEARKKRMEAQKQLQKAALQVANLNAALRQQELETNKIRWNMEERNSTQLLTISKLENSLRRCDEDKISAERETESLLREQEQLLKRIAQLEAMLAFEQEKRSVKTQY, via the coding sequence ATGAGAGAACGACAGCGCCtagaggaacgtgttgctcagctggagagCACTTTGGAGTTTGAGAAAAGGAAATGGGAGGTGGAGAATGAGAGGATCAAGCTGGAAACGGAGAAGGCAATTACACAGCGGAATGATCTCTCCTGTATCAAGGCAACTGTGAAATTTTGCGAGGATCAACAGAAGATTGTAGAGGAGGCGAGAAAGAAAAGGATGGAAGCCCAAAAGCAACTGCAGAAAGCTGCACTACAGGTGGCCAATCTGAACGCAGCGCTAAGACAACAGGAGCTGGAGACCAATAAGATCAGGTGGAACATGGAGGAAAGGAACTCCACACAGCTTCTGACCATCAGCAAACTCGAGAACAGCCTGAGACGCTGTGATGAAGACAAGATTTCTGCAGAACGTGAAACAGAGAGTTTGTTGAGAGAGCAAGAGCAACTGCTGAAACGGattgctcagctggaggccatGTTGGCTTTTGAACAAGAAAAACGTTCAGTAAAAACACAATACTGA
- the LOC124382201 gene encoding nuclear body protein SP140-like protein isoform X1, protein MDPLDFITNEELMKFFHCKKTEISCTEEPHTFLKQLRDHNLVPEKLYQKVIRMKCKDRRQEGVYQILDWLEKERGHCVKRFWTCVFKNLILQKYQVFRSLHNSLLDGSFRCYTALFAAEELSSSEQDSIQSMEDKANGQTNGKRKKSTEKAEEKDEPGPSSLSKCIQKKPAKRLSFNAPLKQGHKADFYKSQLPVTCGEKEGTLYREKLAKGYKNICCDGRWFSASEFEKFAGQGNGRNWKRSIYCQNTPLHKLIEDGYLQFLRPHDQKNQKIQLPVSSLEAPSPLLLHRCLLESASSAGTEGSWNEADKEGDEEEDGQPVDLSKFQGYALPVSCGSVSGVLYESRFRGSRSKSIRTEERWFSPEEFVKQEIVLTDGHWERDILCHGKTLNYLMKKKILTAHPSECHCFRCSPANLQEQDNDDVCFICNSAGIMVCCDECPRSFHLLCHLPVLDEETLGKNWMCTFCVLKTNQQLWIHMTSEGVLNSPVSGNVMHCEYLLLCLYREDALRVFTADPTKTVPRYTRVISKPMWLDQVKTKLQKNSYQIMRDFVEDIRLIFQNCRIFNEDNEFGKMGARLSEIFEHELLTIFKIQ, encoded by the exons ATGGATCCCTTGGATTTTATAACGAACGAAGAGTTGATGAAGTTTTTTCACTGCAAGAAGACGGAGATCTCGTGCACGGAGGAACCGCACACCTTCCTAAAACAGCTCCGAGACCATAACTTGGTACCTGAGAAGCTCTACCAG AAAGTAATAAGGATGAAGTGTAAAGACAGAAGACAGGAAGGTGTGTATCAGATTCTGGATTGGCTGGAGAAGGAGCGAGGACATTGTGTGAAGCGGTTTTGGACTTGTGTATTCAAGAACCTCATCCTGCAGAAATACCAGGTTTTCCGCTCGCTCCATAACAGCCTCCTGGATG GATCCTTCAGGTGTTACACGGCGCTCTTTGCGGCAGAGGAACTAAGCAGCAGTGAGCAAGACTCAATCCAGAGCATGGAGGATAAAGCAAATGGACAGAcgaatggaaagagaaagaaaagcactgAAAAAGCAGAGGAGAAGGATGAACCAGGCCCTTCATCGCTCTCTAAATGTATCCAGAAGAAACCGGCTAAGAGGCTCAGTTTCA aCGCGCCGCTAAAACAAGGACACAAGGCGGATTTTTATAAATCTCAGCTCCCCGTTACGTGCGGCGAGAAAGAAGGCACTCTGTATCGGGAAAAACTGGCCAAAG GCTACAAAAATATCTGTTGTGACGGTCGTTGGTTCAGCGCAAGTGAATTTGAGAAGTTTGCCGGACAGGGAAATGGAAGGAACTGGAAAAGGAGCATCTACTGCCAAAACACGCCACTGCACAAACTTATAGAG GACGGCTATCTACAGTTTCTAAGACCCCATGATCAGAAG AATCAGAAGATTCAGCTTCCAGTCAGCAGTTTGGAAGCCCCGAGTCCCC TGTTGCTCCACCGGTGTCTGTTAGAGTCGGCGTCCAGTGCAGGGACGGAGGGATCGTGGAACGAGGCAGATAAAGAAGGAGACGAGGAAGAAGACGGCCAGCCAGTGGATCTGTCTAAATTTCAGGGTTATGCTTTGCCGGTCAGCTGCGGGTCCGTCAGTGGAGTTTTATATGAAAGCAGGTTTAGAG ggtcaCGCTCTAAGAGCATCCGCACAGAGGAGCGCTGGTTCAGTCCTGAGGAGTTTGTGAAGCAGGAGATAGTTCTGACAGACGGACACTGGGAGAGGGATATACTGTGTCATGGCAAAACACTCAACTACCTGATGAAG AAGAAGATCCTGACTGCACATCCATCTGAGTGTCACTGTTTTCGGTGTTCTCCTGCCAACCTG CAGGAGCAGGATAACGATGACGTGTGCTTCATTTGTAACTCCGCTGGGATTATGGTGTGCTGTGACGAGTGTCCAAGATCTTTCCATCTTCTCTGTCACTTACCGGTGCTGGACGAAGAAACTcttgg gaagaaTTGGATGTGCACTTTTTGTGTGTTAAAGACTAACCAGCAGTTGTGGATTCACATGACCAGCGAAGGCGTTCTGAACAGTCCTGTTTCAGGAAATGTtatg CACTGTGAGTATTTGCTGTTGTGTTTGTACAGGGAGGATGCGCTGCGTGTGTTTACCGCAGACCCCACAAAAACA GTGCCGAGGTACACCAGGGTGATCTCTAAACCCATGTGGCTGGACCAAGTGAAAACCAAACTGCAGAAAAATTCATATCAAATTATGAGAGACTTTGTAGAAGACATCAGGCTCATCTTTCAGAACTGCCGCATTTTCAATGAG GACAATGAGTTTGGAAAGATGGGAGCCAGACTGAGTGAGATCTTTGAGCATGAGTTACTCACCATCTTCAAGATCCAGTAG
- the LOC124382201 gene encoding nuclear body protein SP140-like protein isoform X2, with product MDPLDFITNEELMKFFHCKKTEISCTEEPHTFLKQLRDHNLVPEKLYQKVIRMKCKDRRQEGVYQILDWLEKERGHCVKRFWTCVFKNLILQKYQVFRSLHNSLLDGSFRCYTALFAAEELSSSEQDSIQSMEDKANGQTNGKRKKSTEKAEEKDEPGPSSLSKCIQKKPAKRLSFNAPLKQGHKADFYKSQLPVTCGEKEGTLYREKLAKGYKNICCDGRWFSASEFEKFAGQGNGRNWKRSIYCQNTPLHKLIEDGYLQFLRPHDQKNQKIQLPVSSLEAPSPQSASSAGTEGSWNEADKEGDEEEDGQPVDLSKFQGYALPVSCGSVSGVLYESRFRGSRSKSIRTEERWFSPEEFVKQEIVLTDGHWERDILCHGKTLNYLMKKKILTAHPSECHCFRCSPANLQEQDNDDVCFICNSAGIMVCCDECPRSFHLLCHLPVLDEETLGKNWMCTFCVLKTNQQLWIHMTSEGVLNSPVSGNVMHCEYLLLCLYREDALRVFTADPTKTVPRYTRVISKPMWLDQVKTKLQKNSYQIMRDFVEDIRLIFQNCRIFNEDNEFGKMGARLSEIFEHELLTIFKIQ from the exons ATGGATCCCTTGGATTTTATAACGAACGAAGAGTTGATGAAGTTTTTTCACTGCAAGAAGACGGAGATCTCGTGCACGGAGGAACCGCACACCTTCCTAAAACAGCTCCGAGACCATAACTTGGTACCTGAGAAGCTCTACCAG AAAGTAATAAGGATGAAGTGTAAAGACAGAAGACAGGAAGGTGTGTATCAGATTCTGGATTGGCTGGAGAAGGAGCGAGGACATTGTGTGAAGCGGTTTTGGACTTGTGTATTCAAGAACCTCATCCTGCAGAAATACCAGGTTTTCCGCTCGCTCCATAACAGCCTCCTGGATG GATCCTTCAGGTGTTACACGGCGCTCTTTGCGGCAGAGGAACTAAGCAGCAGTGAGCAAGACTCAATCCAGAGCATGGAGGATAAAGCAAATGGACAGAcgaatggaaagagaaagaaaagcactgAAAAAGCAGAGGAGAAGGATGAACCAGGCCCTTCATCGCTCTCTAAATGTATCCAGAAGAAACCGGCTAAGAGGCTCAGTTTCA aCGCGCCGCTAAAACAAGGACACAAGGCGGATTTTTATAAATCTCAGCTCCCCGTTACGTGCGGCGAGAAAGAAGGCACTCTGTATCGGGAAAAACTGGCCAAAG GCTACAAAAATATCTGTTGTGACGGTCGTTGGTTCAGCGCAAGTGAATTTGAGAAGTTTGCCGGACAGGGAAATGGAAGGAACTGGAAAAGGAGCATCTACTGCCAAAACACGCCACTGCACAAACTTATAGAG GACGGCTATCTACAGTTTCTAAGACCCCATGATCAGAAG AATCAGAAGATTCAGCTTCCAGTCAGCAGTTTGGAAGCCCCGAGTCCCC AGTCGGCGTCCAGTGCAGGGACGGAGGGATCGTGGAACGAGGCAGATAAAGAAGGAGACGAGGAAGAAGACGGCCAGCCAGTGGATCTGTCTAAATTTCAGGGTTATGCTTTGCCGGTCAGCTGCGGGTCCGTCAGTGGAGTTTTATATGAAAGCAGGTTTAGAG ggtcaCGCTCTAAGAGCATCCGCACAGAGGAGCGCTGGTTCAGTCCTGAGGAGTTTGTGAAGCAGGAGATAGTTCTGACAGACGGACACTGGGAGAGGGATATACTGTGTCATGGCAAAACACTCAACTACCTGATGAAG AAGAAGATCCTGACTGCACATCCATCTGAGTGTCACTGTTTTCGGTGTTCTCCTGCCAACCTG CAGGAGCAGGATAACGATGACGTGTGCTTCATTTGTAACTCCGCTGGGATTATGGTGTGCTGTGACGAGTGTCCAAGATCTTTCCATCTTCTCTGTCACTTACCGGTGCTGGACGAAGAAACTcttgg gaagaaTTGGATGTGCACTTTTTGTGTGTTAAAGACTAACCAGCAGTTGTGGATTCACATGACCAGCGAAGGCGTTCTGAACAGTCCTGTTTCAGGAAATGTtatg CACTGTGAGTATTTGCTGTTGTGTTTGTACAGGGAGGATGCGCTGCGTGTGTTTACCGCAGACCCCACAAAAACA GTGCCGAGGTACACCAGGGTGATCTCTAAACCCATGTGGCTGGACCAAGTGAAAACCAAACTGCAGAAAAATTCATATCAAATTATGAGAGACTTTGTAGAAGACATCAGGCTCATCTTTCAGAACTGCCGCATTTTCAATGAG GACAATGAGTTTGGAAAGATGGGAGCCAGACTGAGTGAGATCTTTGAGCATGAGTTACTCACCATCTTCAAGATCCAGTAG
- the cdc27 gene encoding cell division cycle protein 27 homolog isoform X1, translating to MTVLQEPVQAAVWHALNHYAYRDAVFLAERLYAEVHSEEALFLLATCYYRSGKAYKAYHLLKGHSCTTPQCKYLLAKCCVELSKLAEGEQILTGGVLNKQKSQDDIVTEFGDSSCFTLALLGQIYCKTDRLAKGAECYQKSMSENPFLWSPFESLCQIGERPDPEQIFKLTSLQSFSGGSGGGAPSFPMSPAHTPSHNTTHRQIDSVLMETPQDTLELNRLNLESSNSKYSSLNTDSSMSYIDSSVISPDSAPLGTGGSLLSSKQVQNKPKSGRCLLGGTTTLSPFTPRRIKFVQSHVSSHVTSSFGILPLEPSPGDPSYLQNYSHSGTGMEPPPPPGPPKKTVSRIGQVGTKSVFAQSGNSREVIPNPFNQTQTTAPQTSTTPQVLSPTIAAPPNVQPRRSSRLFTSASSTAKENSKKLKMKFPTKIPNRKTKTKTGKGGITPSSLNESIEILKLDSSLVEGKGNISAPQFQAFTLQKAAADGLMSLMRDIGRGYLALCSYNCREAISILSQLPAHHYNTGWVLGQIGRAHFELAEYMQAERIFSEVRRIESYRVEGMEIYSTTLWHLQKDVALSALSKDLTDMDKNSPEPWCVAGNCFSLQREHDIAIKFFTRAIQVDPSFAYAYTLLGHELVLTEELEKALGCFRNAIRLNKRHYNAWYGLGMIYYKQEKFNLAEIHFKKALSINPQSSVLLCHIGVVQHALKKSDHALETLNRAISIDPKNPLCKFHRASILFANEKYKAALQELEELKQIVPKESLVYFLIGKVYKKLGQTHLALMNFSWAMDLDPKGANNQIKEAIDKRYLPDDEEPVTPDDYLYYSTEMEESQESSMTDADDTQLHTTESDEVL from the exons ATGACGGTGTTACAGGAACCTGTCCAG GCCGCTGTCTGGCACGCTTTAAACCACTATGCCTATCGAGACGCTGTGTTTCTGGCTGAGAGGCTCTACGCTGAAG TGCACTCCGAGGAGGCGCTCTTCCTCCTGGCCACGTGTTACTACCGCTCGGGAAAAGCCTACAAAGCCTATCACCTCCTCAAAGGGCACAGCTGCACCACGCCACAGTGCAAATACCTCCTCGCTAAATGTTGTGTGGAGCTCAGCAA GCTGGCTGAGGGCGAGCAGATCCTCACAGGTGGCGTGTTGAACAAGCAGAAGAGCCAGGATGACATTGTCACAGAGTTTGGCGACTCCTCCTGTTTCACACTGGCGCTGCTCGGACAAATCTACTG CAAAACCGATCGCTTAGCGAAAGGAGCCGAATGTTATCAAAAGAGCATGAGTGAGAATCCTTTCCTCTGGTCACCCTTCGAGTCTCTGTGTCAGATCG GTGAACGACCAGACCCCGAGCAAATCTTCAAGCTCACATCTCTGCAAAGCTTCAGTGGAGGCAGCGGAGGAGGTGCCCCGTCTTTCCCCATGAGCCCCGCTCACACTCCCAGCCATAACACGACTCACAGGCAAATCGACTCTGTCCTCATGGAGACGCCCCAGGACACGCTG GAACTGAACCGGCTTAATCTGGAGTCGTCCAACTCGAAGTACTCGTCTCTAAACACAGACTCGTCCATGTCCTACATCGACTCGTCCGTTATTTCGCCCGATTCTGCCCCTCTGGGCACGGGCGGGTCCCTGCTGTCCTCCAAACAGGTGCAGAACAAACCCAAGAGCGGCCGCTGTCTGCTGGGAGGCACCACCACGCTGAGCCCTTTCACACccag GAGAATAAAGTTCGTACAATCTCACGTTTCTTCTCACGTTACGTCCAGTTTCGGCATCTTGCCCCTGGAGCCGAGTCCAGGAGACCCCTCGTATTTGCAGAACTACAGTCACAGTGGGACGGGTATGGAgccacctcctccacctggTCCCCCAAAGAAG ACGGTCAGCAGAATCGGTCAGGTGGGGACGAAGTCGGTGTTCGCACAGAGCGGAAACAGTCGCGAGGTTATTCCTAATCCGTTCAACCAGACGCAGACGACGGCACCACAGACCAG TACTACACCTCAAGTGCTGAGTCCCACCATCGCCGCTCCACCCAACGTCCAGCCTCGACGGAGCTCAAGGCTTTTCACCAGCGCCAGCTCCACCGCCAAG GAGAACAGTAAGAAGTTAAAAATGAAGTTTCCCACCAAGATTCCCAACCGGAAGACCAAGACAAAAACGGGAAAAGGAGGAATCACCCCGTCCAGTCTGAACGAGAGCATCGAGATCCTGAAGCTGGACTCATCCTTAGTCGAAGGGAAGGGCAACATCAGCGCGCCGCAGTTTCAAGCCTTCACTCTGCAGAAAGCCGCCGCAG acGGGTTGATGTCGTTGATGCGGGACATCGGGCGAGGTTACTTGGCGCTGTGCTCGTATAACTGCAGGGAGGCCATCAGCATCCTCAGCCAGCTGCCTGCGCACCACTACAACACCGGCTGGGTGCTGGGGCAGATCGGCCGCGCCCACTTCGAGCTGGCAGAGTACATGCAG GCGGAGAGGATTTTCTCCGAAGTGCGGCGCATCGAGAGCTACCGGGTGGAAGGGATGGAGATCTACTCTACTACACTATGGCACTTACAGAAAGATGTAGCCCTCTCTGCACTCTCTAAAGACCTCACCGACATGGACAAGAACTCGCCCGAG CCCTGGTGCGTAGCTGGGAACTGTTTCAGTCTTCAGCGCGAGCACGACATCGCCATCAAGTTCTTCACGCGGGCCATCCAGGTGGACCCGAGTTTCGCCTACGCCTACACGCTGCTGGGTCACGAGCTGGTGCTCACAGAGGAGCTGGAGAAGGCGCTGGGCTGCTTCCGTAACGCCATCCGCCTCAACAAGCGCCACTACAACGCCTG GTACGGTCTGGGGATGATCTACTACAAGCAGGAGAAGTTTAACCTGGCTGAGATTCATTTCAAGAAGGCTTTAAGCATTAACCCACAGAGCTCCGTACTCCTCTGTCACATCGGAGTG gttCAACATGCACTGAAAAAATCAGACCACGCATTAGAGACCCTGAACAGAGCAATCAGCATCGACCCTAAGAACCCACTATGCAAATTCCACAGGGCGTCCATCCTCTTCGCGAATGAAAAATACAAG GCTGCTTTACAGGAGCTGGAGGAGCTGAAACAGATCGTGCCCAAAGAGTCActtgtttactttttaatagGAAAG GTGTATAAGAAGCTCGGTCAGACTCACCTGGCGCTGATGAACTTTTCATGGGCCATGGACCTGGACCCCAAAGGAGCCAACAATCAGATCAAAGAGGCCATAGATAAGCGTTACCTTCCCGACGACGAGGAGCCCGTCACCCCTGACGATTATCTCTACTACTCCA cggAGATGGAGGAGTCGCAGGAGAGCAGCATGACGGATGCAGACGAcacacaactccacaccacGGAGAGCGACGAGGTCCTGTAA
- the cdc27 gene encoding cell division cycle protein 27 homolog isoform X2 → MTVLQEPVQAAVWHALNHYAYRDAVFLAERLYAEVHSEEALFLLATCYYRSGKAYKAYHLLKGHSCTTPQCKYLLAKCCVELSKLAEGEQILTGGVLNKQKSQDDIVTEFGDSSCFTLALLGQIYCKTDRLAKGAECYQKSMSENPFLWSPFESLCQIGERPDPEQIFKLTSLQSFSGGSGGGAPSFPMSPAHTPSHNTTHRQIDSVLMETPQDTLELNRLNLESSNSKYSSLNTDSSMSYIDSSVISPDSAPLGTGGSLLSSKQVQNKPKSGRCLLGGTTTLSPFTPSFGILPLEPSPGDPSYLQNYSHSGTGMEPPPPPGPPKKTVSRIGQVGTKSVFAQSGNSREVIPNPFNQTQTTAPQTSTTPQVLSPTIAAPPNVQPRRSSRLFTSASSTAKENSKKLKMKFPTKIPNRKTKTKTGKGGITPSSLNESIEILKLDSSLVEGKGNISAPQFQAFTLQKAAADGLMSLMRDIGRGYLALCSYNCREAISILSQLPAHHYNTGWVLGQIGRAHFELAEYMQAERIFSEVRRIESYRVEGMEIYSTTLWHLQKDVALSALSKDLTDMDKNSPEPWCVAGNCFSLQREHDIAIKFFTRAIQVDPSFAYAYTLLGHELVLTEELEKALGCFRNAIRLNKRHYNAWYGLGMIYYKQEKFNLAEIHFKKALSINPQSSVLLCHIGVVQHALKKSDHALETLNRAISIDPKNPLCKFHRASILFANEKYKAALQELEELKQIVPKESLVYFLIGKVYKKLGQTHLALMNFSWAMDLDPKGANNQIKEAIDKRYLPDDEEPVTPDDYLYYSTEMEESQESSMTDADDTQLHTTESDEVL, encoded by the exons ATGACGGTGTTACAGGAACCTGTCCAG GCCGCTGTCTGGCACGCTTTAAACCACTATGCCTATCGAGACGCTGTGTTTCTGGCTGAGAGGCTCTACGCTGAAG TGCACTCCGAGGAGGCGCTCTTCCTCCTGGCCACGTGTTACTACCGCTCGGGAAAAGCCTACAAAGCCTATCACCTCCTCAAAGGGCACAGCTGCACCACGCCACAGTGCAAATACCTCCTCGCTAAATGTTGTGTGGAGCTCAGCAA GCTGGCTGAGGGCGAGCAGATCCTCACAGGTGGCGTGTTGAACAAGCAGAAGAGCCAGGATGACATTGTCACAGAGTTTGGCGACTCCTCCTGTTTCACACTGGCGCTGCTCGGACAAATCTACTG CAAAACCGATCGCTTAGCGAAAGGAGCCGAATGTTATCAAAAGAGCATGAGTGAGAATCCTTTCCTCTGGTCACCCTTCGAGTCTCTGTGTCAGATCG GTGAACGACCAGACCCCGAGCAAATCTTCAAGCTCACATCTCTGCAAAGCTTCAGTGGAGGCAGCGGAGGAGGTGCCCCGTCTTTCCCCATGAGCCCCGCTCACACTCCCAGCCATAACACGACTCACAGGCAAATCGACTCTGTCCTCATGGAGACGCCCCAGGACACGCTG GAACTGAACCGGCTTAATCTGGAGTCGTCCAACTCGAAGTACTCGTCTCTAAACACAGACTCGTCCATGTCCTACATCGACTCGTCCGTTATTTCGCCCGATTCTGCCCCTCTGGGCACGGGCGGGTCCCTGCTGTCCTCCAAACAGGTGCAGAACAAACCCAAGAGCGGCCGCTGTCTGCTGGGAGGCACCACCACGCTGAGCCCTTTCACACccag TTTCGGCATCTTGCCCCTGGAGCCGAGTCCAGGAGACCCCTCGTATTTGCAGAACTACAGTCACAGTGGGACGGGTATGGAgccacctcctccacctggTCCCCCAAAGAAG ACGGTCAGCAGAATCGGTCAGGTGGGGACGAAGTCGGTGTTCGCACAGAGCGGAAACAGTCGCGAGGTTATTCCTAATCCGTTCAACCAGACGCAGACGACGGCACCACAGACCAG TACTACACCTCAAGTGCTGAGTCCCACCATCGCCGCTCCACCCAACGTCCAGCCTCGACGGAGCTCAAGGCTTTTCACCAGCGCCAGCTCCACCGCCAAG GAGAACAGTAAGAAGTTAAAAATGAAGTTTCCCACCAAGATTCCCAACCGGAAGACCAAGACAAAAACGGGAAAAGGAGGAATCACCCCGTCCAGTCTGAACGAGAGCATCGAGATCCTGAAGCTGGACTCATCCTTAGTCGAAGGGAAGGGCAACATCAGCGCGCCGCAGTTTCAAGCCTTCACTCTGCAGAAAGCCGCCGCAG acGGGTTGATGTCGTTGATGCGGGACATCGGGCGAGGTTACTTGGCGCTGTGCTCGTATAACTGCAGGGAGGCCATCAGCATCCTCAGCCAGCTGCCTGCGCACCACTACAACACCGGCTGGGTGCTGGGGCAGATCGGCCGCGCCCACTTCGAGCTGGCAGAGTACATGCAG GCGGAGAGGATTTTCTCCGAAGTGCGGCGCATCGAGAGCTACCGGGTGGAAGGGATGGAGATCTACTCTACTACACTATGGCACTTACAGAAAGATGTAGCCCTCTCTGCACTCTCTAAAGACCTCACCGACATGGACAAGAACTCGCCCGAG CCCTGGTGCGTAGCTGGGAACTGTTTCAGTCTTCAGCGCGAGCACGACATCGCCATCAAGTTCTTCACGCGGGCCATCCAGGTGGACCCGAGTTTCGCCTACGCCTACACGCTGCTGGGTCACGAGCTGGTGCTCACAGAGGAGCTGGAGAAGGCGCTGGGCTGCTTCCGTAACGCCATCCGCCTCAACAAGCGCCACTACAACGCCTG GTACGGTCTGGGGATGATCTACTACAAGCAGGAGAAGTTTAACCTGGCTGAGATTCATTTCAAGAAGGCTTTAAGCATTAACCCACAGAGCTCCGTACTCCTCTGTCACATCGGAGTG gttCAACATGCACTGAAAAAATCAGACCACGCATTAGAGACCCTGAACAGAGCAATCAGCATCGACCCTAAGAACCCACTATGCAAATTCCACAGGGCGTCCATCCTCTTCGCGAATGAAAAATACAAG GCTGCTTTACAGGAGCTGGAGGAGCTGAAACAGATCGTGCCCAAAGAGTCActtgtttactttttaatagGAAAG GTGTATAAGAAGCTCGGTCAGACTCACCTGGCGCTGATGAACTTTTCATGGGCCATGGACCTGGACCCCAAAGGAGCCAACAATCAGATCAAAGAGGCCATAGATAAGCGTTACCTTCCCGACGACGAGGAGCCCGTCACCCCTGACGATTATCTCTACTACTCCA cggAGATGGAGGAGTCGCAGGAGAGCAGCATGACGGATGCAGACGAcacacaactccacaccacGGAGAGCGACGAGGTCCTGTAA